The following proteins are co-located in the Haloplanus sp. HW8-1 genome:
- a CDS encoding potassium channel family protein, whose translation MAIRSRRTVYYLGLVVATTVLFTGAYNVGMAVWEGRPQPLYRSLEVVVQSFTTTGYGEDAGWQSPQMNFLVIAMQLAGIGLILTAVDVFAVPWLRGALAPTAPETVNGVSDHVIICEHTSRTEAFITELDARDREYVLVEPDETRAGDLHEAGYRVIRGDPETTETLERARLDSARALVADAADDTNASIALSARDTAPDVRVITLVDDASLARYHRAAGADDVLSPRQLLGASLAEQVPTAVTTDVDDGIPIGDDFELVELTVARESDICGRTFGEARIRERFGVNVIGAWTGGDFETPVSPLESLTPSMRLLVAGEPERVARLEEATAATVRAFGPQRIVLAGYGDSGRAAAEALSDTGSNLTVLDSEAGPAVDVVGDARDPDVLTEARIEEAAALIVTVGDDTTAIFVTLIAREMASDLHVVVRANEEADVQKLYRAGGDYVQSLATVSGRMLASTVFEDEEVLAYDKQVSVVRLPAGDLVGTTIAAANVRSLTGCTVVAVVRDGETITEFDPAALTFRPDDEVIVAGTDEATTRFEREFGD comes from the coding sequence ATGGCGATCCGAAGCCGTCGTACCGTCTACTATCTCGGATTGGTCGTCGCGACGACGGTCCTGTTCACCGGTGCGTACAACGTTGGCATGGCGGTCTGGGAGGGGCGTCCCCAGCCCCTGTATCGCTCCCTCGAAGTCGTCGTCCAGAGTTTCACCACGACGGGATACGGGGAGGACGCGGGGTGGCAGAGTCCCCAGATGAACTTTCTCGTGATCGCGATGCAACTCGCGGGCATCGGCCTCATTCTCACCGCCGTGGACGTGTTCGCGGTCCCGTGGCTCCGCGGTGCGCTTGCCCCGACGGCGCCGGAGACGGTGAACGGTGTGTCTGATCACGTCATCATCTGTGAACATACCTCCCGGACCGAGGCGTTCATCACGGAACTCGACGCCCGTGATCGGGAGTACGTCCTCGTCGAACCCGACGAGACACGGGCAGGCGATCTCCACGAGGCGGGGTATCGGGTCATCCGCGGCGACCCGGAGACGACAGAAACGCTCGAACGCGCCCGTCTCGACTCGGCGCGGGCGCTGGTTGCCGACGCGGCCGACGACACGAACGCGAGTATCGCCCTCTCGGCGCGGGATACGGCGCCCGACGTGCGGGTGATCACGCTCGTCGACGACGCGTCGCTCGCCCGTTATCATCGCGCGGCGGGCGCGGACGACGTGCTCTCGCCCCGCCAGTTGCTGGGGGCGAGCCTGGCCGAGCAGGTGCCGACGGCCGTCACAACCGACGTGGACGACGGCATTCCGATCGGCGACGACTTCGAACTCGTCGAACTGACCGTGGCGAGGGAGAGCGACATCTGCGGGCGGACGTTCGGTGAGGCACGGATCCGCGAGCGGTTCGGCGTCAACGTGATCGGCGCGTGGACCGGGGGCGACTTCGAGACGCCCGTATCGCCGTTGGAGTCGCTCACCCCTAGCATGCGTCTCCTCGTCGCCGGTGAACCCGAACGGGTGGCGCGACTGGAGGAGGCGACGGCCGCGACGGTCCGTGCGTTCGGTCCCCAGCGTATCGTCCTCGCGGGGTACGGCGACTCCGGGCGGGCGGCGGCCGAGGCGCTGTCGGACACCGGATCGAATCTGACCGTTCTGGACAGCGAGGCAGGGCCGGCGGTGGACGTCGTCGGCGACGCCCGCGATCCGGACGTACTCACCGAGGCACGGATCGAGGAGGCGGCGGCGTTGATCGTCACCGTCGGCGACGACACGACGGCCATCTTCGTGACGCTCATCGCCCGCGAGATGGCCTCCGATCTCCACGTCGTGGTCCGGGCCAACGAGGAGGCGGACGTCCAGAAACTCTACCGGGCGGGCGGGGATTACGTCCAGTCCCTCGCGACGGTCAGCGGCCGGATGCTGGCGTCGACCGTGTTCGAGGACGAGGAAGTGCTGGCCTACGATAAGCAAGTCAGCGTCGTCCGGCTTCCCGCCGGTGACCTCGTTGGGACGACCATCGCCGCGGCGAACGTGCGGTCACTGACCGGCTGTACCGTCGTCGCCGTCGTCCGGGATGGGGAGACGATCACGGAGTTCGATCCCGCCGCGCTCACTTTCCGCCCCGACGACGAGGTGATCGTCGCCGGCACCGACGAGGCGACCACTCGCTTCGAACGGGAGTTCGGCGACTGA
- a CDS encoding PAS domain-containing protein: MSSRGHVLCVGSEGWQPSRDALADAVGDAEIRTATTAAEALELVSAWPADCVVAASRLPAGDGGGLALLERVRAVEPDLPFVLHPAEGSERLASEAIGAGVTDYVAGTDGTERLGEAVMAAIDGSDGESARIADLVRTIQQRLVRARTTEEIDRGVCEAIVDTEPYAFAWIGEYDAADGRVVPRASAGFESGYLEAIEIRPDDSSLGQGPTGRAVRTRTLEAVQDIPSEPTYEPWRADAMERTYRSSAAVPLVREETLYGVLNVYADRTDAFDESENALLCDLGKTVAHAFHRVRIQDRYEAQYRELFEEAPVMVALTEDTADGPVIDDCNRRFAAKLGWSREALRGRPLADVYSEASVARLLDHDGYERALAGEFATAERTLLTRGNERLETLLQATPRRNTHGDVVGTHALYVDMTEQKRAREVIDQAEAMEASMDGMAILEPSGEYVYANQAHADIYGYDDPAVFLGNTWRMNYDDAEVDRFESEVFPAVAGGDEWRGEATGVRADGSPFPQELSLSPLADGRYICVVRDATERRRYERRLERQRDNLEILNQVVRHDIRNDLQVVLGYVESLRTFVGEDRTAHVERAVESARDAVEITETAGDVAEVMLTADAETKPVGLGCVLDEQVSEVRSTYEDTVLTTDGTIPDVDVRADNMLGSVFRNLLTNAVEHNDGAIRKVTVAAAADADTATVRVADNGPGIPDDRKDAIFEEGEKGLDSGGTGLGLYLAETLVDRYGGDIRVGDNDPNGAVFTVELPVVD, from the coding sequence ATGTCGAGTCGTGGGCACGTGTTGTGTGTCGGCAGTGAGGGCTGGCAGCCGTCGCGCGACGCGTTGGCGGACGCGGTCGGGGACGCCGAGATCAGGACGGCGACGACGGCCGCGGAGGCGCTCGAACTGGTCTCGGCGTGGCCGGCCGACTGCGTCGTCGCGGCGTCCCGACTCCCGGCGGGGGACGGCGGCGGGCTTGCCCTCCTCGAACGCGTCCGGGCGGTCGAGCCGGATCTTCCCTTCGTTCTCCACCCTGCGGAGGGGTCCGAACGCCTCGCGAGCGAGGCGATCGGCGCGGGCGTCACCGACTACGTGGCGGGGACCGACGGCACGGAGCGCCTCGGCGAGGCCGTGATGGCCGCCATCGACGGGAGCGACGGGGAGTCGGCGCGGATCGCCGACCTCGTTCGGACGATCCAGCAACGGCTCGTGCGGGCGCGGACGACCGAGGAGATCGACCGGGGTGTCTGCGAGGCGATCGTCGACACCGAGCCCTACGCCTTCGCGTGGATCGGCGAGTACGACGCCGCGGACGGGCGGGTCGTGCCGCGGGCCTCGGCGGGCTTCGAATCGGGCTATCTCGAAGCCATCGAGATCAGGCCGGACGACAGTTCACTCGGCCAGGGGCCGACGGGGCGGGCCGTCAGGACCCGGACGCTCGAAGCCGTCCAGGACATCCCGTCGGAGCCCACGTACGAGCCGTGGCGGGCGGACGCCATGGAACGAACGTATCGATCGAGCGCCGCGGTACCGCTCGTCCGCGAGGAGACGCTCTACGGTGTCTTGAACGTCTACGCCGACCGGACGGACGCCTTCGACGAGTCCGAGAACGCGCTGTTGTGCGACCTCGGGAAGACCGTCGCGCACGCGTTCCATCGCGTCCGGATACAGGACCGATACGAGGCCCAGTACCGGGAACTGTTCGAGGAGGCGCCGGTGATGGTCGCCCTGACGGAGGATACGGCGGACGGCCCGGTGATCGACGACTGTAACCGGCGCTTTGCCGCGAAGCTCGGGTGGTCGCGCGAGGCGCTCCGGGGGCGACCGCTGGCCGACGTGTACTCCGAGGCGTCGGTGGCGAGACTCCTCGATCACGATGGGTACGAACGAGCCCTCGCGGGCGAGTTCGCCACCGCCGAGCGGACGCTGCTGACGCGAGGGAACGAGCGACTTGAGACGCTGTTGCAGGCGACGCCACGCCGAAACACGCACGGCGACGTCGTCGGGACCCACGCGCTCTACGTCGATATGACCGAGCAGAAACGCGCCCGGGAGGTGATCGACCAGGCCGAGGCGATGGAGGCGTCGATGGACGGGATGGCGATCCTCGAACCCAGCGGCGAGTACGTCTACGCCAACCAGGCCCACGCGGACATCTACGGCTACGACGACCCCGCGGTCTTCCTCGGGAACACCTGGCGGATGAACTACGACGACGCCGAGGTCGACCGCTTCGAATCGGAGGTCTTCCCCGCGGTGGCCGGCGGCGACGAGTGGCGCGGCGAGGCCACGGGCGTCCGGGCGGACGGGAGCCCCTTCCCGCAGGAACTCTCCCTGAGTCCGCTGGCCGACGGGCGGTACATCTGTGTCGTCCGTGACGCCACCGAGCGTCGCCGGTACGAACGCCGACTGGAACGACAGCGTGACAACCTCGAAATCCTCAACCAGGTGGTCCGCCACGACATCCGCAACGACCTCCAGGTGGTGCTCGGCTACGTCGAATCGCTTCGGACGTTCGTCGGCGAGGACCGTACCGCCCACGTCGAACGAGCGGTCGAGAGCGCCCGCGACGCCGTCGAGATCACCGAGACGGCGGGCGACGTCGCGGAGGTGATGCTCACCGCCGACGCCGAGACGAAGCCGGTGGGACTCGGATGCGTCCTTGACGAGCAGGTGAGCGAGGTTCGATCGACCTACGAGGACACCGTACTGACGACCGACGGGACGATCCCGGACGTCGACGTCCGCGCCGACAACATGCTGGGGTCGGTGTTCCGGAACCTGCTCACGAACGCCGTCGAACACAACGACGGGGCGATCCGGAAGGTGACCGTCGCCGCGGCCGCCGACGCCGACACCGCGACCGTCCGCGTGGCCGACAACGGGCCGGGCATCCCCGACGACCGGAAGGACGCGATCTTCGAGGAGGGCGAGAAAGGCCTCGACAGCGGGGGGACCGGCCTCGGTCTGTACCTGGCCGAGACGCTCGTCGACCGCTACGGCGGCGACATCCGCGTGGGGGACAACGACCCGAACGGCGCCGTCTTCACCGTCGAGTTGCCGGTCGTCGACTGA
- a CDS encoding DUF4397 domain-containing protein, which translates to MTDSTDATRRHVLLGLGTAATAALAGCGSGGGDATATDTATETATATEMETTATETETETPTGSANLRVAHLSPNAPNVDVYADGSAVLEDVAFGAVSDYLEVPAGDRQLRITPAGDDGTTVFEGAVPVTVDTDYTVAAAGEVGDMADRPFEPLVLEDDNTAPADDMARVRLVHVSPDAPAVDVTLAANGDTLFDGVAFGDSGYVTVPAGSHTLQVRGDTEANDGDVVAEFTLDVAGGTVYTGFAAGYLSPDDEPADTPFDLFVTNDTDGGMMEMTDPANLRVAHLSPNAPNVDVYADGSAVLEDVAFGAVSDYLEVPAGDRQLRITPAGDDGTTVFEGAVPVESASDYTVAAAGEVGDMADRPFEPLVLEDDNAVPDDDMARVRLVHASPDAPAVDVTLAANGDTLFDGVAFGDSGYVTVPAGDYTLQVRGDTESNDGDVVATFDVSLAGGTVSTGFAAGYFSPDDEPADTPFDLLVARDAGGSMDGDDAGGSMRRTGPRPATLRMD; encoded by the coding sequence ATGACGGACTCCACAGACGCGACACGACGACACGTACTCCTCGGACTCGGGACCGCCGCGACTGCCGCCCTCGCCGGCTGTGGGAGTGGTGGCGGCGACGCGACCGCGACCGACACCGCGACGGAGACGGCGACGGCGACGGAGATGGAGACGACGGCGACGGAAACCGAAACGGAGACCCCCACCGGTTCGGCGAACCTGCGGGTCGCCCACCTCTCGCCAAACGCCCCGAACGTCGACGTCTACGCCGACGGGAGCGCCGTCCTCGAAGACGTCGCCTTCGGCGCCGTCAGCGATTATCTAGAGGTTCCGGCCGGCGATCGCCAGCTCCGCATCACCCCCGCCGGCGACGACGGCACGACCGTCTTCGAGGGGGCGGTGCCCGTCACGGTGGATACGGACTATACGGTGGCCGCGGCCGGCGAGGTCGGCGACATGGCCGATCGACCCTTCGAACCGCTCGTCCTCGAAGACGACAACACGGCACCGGCCGACGACATGGCCCGGGTTCGGCTGGTCCACGTCTCCCCCGACGCCCCCGCCGTCGACGTGACGCTGGCCGCCAACGGCGACACGCTCTTCGACGGCGTCGCCTTCGGCGACTCCGGCTACGTGACCGTCCCCGCCGGAAGCCACACCCTGCAGGTCCGGGGGGACACCGAGGCCAACGACGGCGACGTCGTCGCGGAGTTCACCCTCGACGTCGCCGGCGGCACGGTCTACACCGGCTTCGCCGCGGGCTATCTCTCTCCCGACGACGAACCCGCGGACACGCCCTTCGACCTGTTCGTCACCAACGACACCGACGGTGGGATGATGGAGATGACCGACCCGGCGAACCTGCGGGTCGCCCACCTCTCGCCGAACGCCCCGAACGTCGACGTCTACGCCGACGGGAGCGCCGTCCTCGAAGACGTCGCCTTCGGCGCCGTCAGCGACTATCTAGAGGTTCCGGCCGGCGATCGCCAGCTCCGCATCACCCCCGCCGGCGACGACGGCACGACCGTCTTCGAAGGGGCGGTTCCCGTCGAGTCCGCGAGCGATTATACGGTGGCCGCGGCCGGCGAGGTCGGCGACATGGCCGATCGACCCTTCGAACCGCTCGTCCTCGAAGACGACAACGCGGTCCCCGACGACGACATGGCCCGGGTTCGGCTGGTCCACGCCTCCCCCGACGCTCCCGCCGTCGACGTGACGCTGGCCGCCAACGGCGACACGCTCTTCGACGGCGTCGCCTTCGGCGACTCCGGCTACGTGACGGTTCCGGCCGGCGACTACACGCTCCAAGTCCGGGGTGATACCGAGAGCAACGACGGCGACGTCGTCGCGACGTTCGACGTGAGCCTCGCGGGCGGCACGGTGTCGACCGGCTTCGCCGCGGGCTATTTCTCCCCCGACGACGAACCCGCGGACACGCCCTTCGATCTGCTCGTCGCCCGCGACGCGGGCGGCTCGATGGATGGCGACGACGCGGGCGGGAGTATGCGCAGAACCGGCCCGCGACCGGCGACACTCCGCATGGACTGA
- a CDS encoding ArsR/SmtB family transcription factor gives MEVVLWQVLAATRGGPNRARILRALDERPRNANRLADDLDLAYNTVRHHLDVLEEHDLVTSGDESYGTVYLPSERTRNHWDTVEDIFTNLRE, from the coding sequence ATGGAGGTGGTGCTCTGGCAGGTCCTCGCGGCGACCCGCGGCGGGCCGAACCGCGCCCGGATCCTCCGCGCGCTGGACGAACGTCCACGGAACGCCAACCGCCTCGCCGACGATCTGGATCTTGCGTACAACACCGTCAGACACCACCTCGACGTACTGGAGGAACACGACCTCGTCACGAGCGGCGACGAGAGCTACGGCACCGTCTACCTCCCCAGCGAACGCACTCGGAACCACTGGGACACCGTCGAAGATATCTTCACCAACCTGAGAGAATGA